The genomic window GATTGATCTATCAAGTATCCTGCTGAAGATGGAGATTAATCGAGTCAACTGATTCGAAGATACCGATATCATTTGACACGAACATTAGAACATATACATCGCCAAGATCATTGTTTGCCGAGCCGTAACAGATCCCCTAAGGCCTTGCCTGGACGACTCAAATGGCGCAAGTGATCGACTAAAAGGATGGATAGAATTTATCTTCAGTAATACTCCCTAAGTCATGGTGACAAACTCCTCAGAAACGGTGGGATGTAATGCCATGGTGCGATCAAAGTCTGCCTTTGTAGCACCCATTCCAAGTGCAATCGCTGCCATCTGAATGATTTCGGCAGCATGTTCCCCCACCATGTGACAACCAAGGATTCGATCAGTGTTGCGTGCCACAATTAACTTGAGAAGACAACGGGGCCCTCGCTTCGGCAAGGCCTGAGCCATGGATCGGAAGCGGGCGCGGTAGACCTTGACTTGATCTTTGCCATAGCGATCAATCGACTGCTCTTCAGTGAGCCCAACTGTGGCTAGCTCTGGTTGGCTGAAGACAGCACTGGCAACGAGGTCATGATTGACCTGGCGGGGTTTCTGTCCAAAAACACTGTCGGCGAATGCCCTGCCCTCATCGATTGCCACAGGGGTGAGGTTGATGCGGTCTGTTACATCACCAACAGCAAAGATGTGAGGGATATTTGTGGATTGGTTGGCATCCACTGAAATACGTCGACCTTCTAAAACAACCCCAGCAGCGTCAAGGTTGAGTCCTTGCAAAAAAGGTCGTCGTCCTGTAGCAAGAAGAACGCCCCCACAAGAGAAGCGTTCCCCACTCTGGGTTGACAAGACGAGATCGCCAGGTTGGCCTTTTAGAGCGGCTGGGTTTTCTCCAAAACGAAGATCAATGCCTTTCTCCTGCATTCCATCCTGTACTGCAGTGGAGAGCTCCCGATCAAAGCCACGCAGCAAGTGATCCCCTCGCACCAGTTGGATGACCTCGACGCCAAGGCCATGGAGGATGCAGGCAAATTCACAGGCAATAAATCCAGCCCCCACCACCACCACTCGGTCGGGGAAGCTGCTTTGCATGAACATGTCATCGCTAACCCATCCCAACTCCGCACCTGGGATATCAGGACGATGGGGACGCCCACCGACCGCGATCAGAATGTGATCGCCGTGAAGTTCCTGTGAAGCATCGATGGCTCCGTTCCTTGAGACAGCCACGCTGTTTGGGCTCGTAAAACTCCCCCATCCGGTCACAAGCTCAACACCGTTTTTGGCTAGCAGGTCAATGTGAAGAGTATTGAGACGATCCACTTCCTGACGCACATTGGCTAGCAACACCCCCGCATTGATCTGTGCATCACTCAACTCAACTCCAAAACTGGGGGCAACTTCAAGCTGTTCCCGATAAAGAGATCCGTACACCAACAGCTTCTTAGGTACACAGCCGCGAATGACGCAGGTCCCTCCAACACGGTCACCTTCAACGATGGCGACCTTGGCACCATGGCTTGCGGCTCGCTTAGCAGCGGCTAGTCCACCAGAGCCAGCACCAAGCACAATCAGATCAAAAGGATGCTCCAAGAGACGAGGATCACTGCATCCATTGTCAACTCCTTAAGAAAGCAACGCCAGGATTACTCAGGGATCGTGACGACAATGATCAGTAAACCTGTCATGACTCATTCAGAACAAGGAGTTGTGGATTCTCTGCAATCGAGCATTGGCCGAAACTCGTGGCTTATCCAACATCAAAGGTTGATCATTTGATTTGAATCGAGAACCTCTTGTCCAAGCACCTAAAGGCACTTGAAACAGGCATGATGATGCGGCTTCAAACCAAGGATTTATGCCTGCTGCAGCGTCGACAAAAGCTCTTGACTGGCAGGCCTTAGCAGAGCTAACAGTGCCGGAGGCTGATCGAATCAATGGCCCCACCAATGCCCAAGCCACCTTGCGCCTGTTTGGGCAATCTGAAAAAGCTTTAAGGGTGACTCTTTATCGGGACCATCACGCCTGGTGCCCCTACTGCCAGAAGGTGTGGCTTTGGCTCGAATGGAAGCAGATCCCCTACAGGATTCGCAAAGTCACCATGCGCTGCTATGGGCAAAAGGAAGCCTGGTTCAAGAAAAAAGTGCCTTCAGGAATGCTTCCTGCCCTTGAGCTTGATGGTCGCTTGATTACGGAAAGTGATCAGATCTTGTTAGCTCTAGAGCATGCCTTTGGTCCTCTAGGTCATCGGTTGGAGGACCCGCGCACCTTTAAGTTGCGGGATCTGGAACGGCAACTGTTTGGAGCCTGGTGTCGGTGGCTTTGTACAGCTCGATTGAATCAGAGGCAGGAACAGGCTGGCCGAGAACAATTTCAGATCAAAGCCCGGATGATGGAACAGCAGCTGTCAGCAGAACAAGGACCTTGGCTGGATCCAGCTAGCAATACACCAACCAGCCCATGCCCAGGAAGCGCTGATGTGGTGTTTATCCCCTATGTAGAAAGGATGAATGCCTCATTGGCTTATTACAAAGGTTTCAGCCTGCGGGAAGAACATCCCGCCATCCACAAGTGGTTTAAGGCTCTCGAAGAATTGGAGGTGTATCGAGGTACGCAGGGTGACTTCCATACCCATGCCCACGACTTGCCACCTCAGATGGGTGGATGTTGGGTTGCATCTAATCCAAAACAACAAGAACTGGCAGAAGCTATTGATTGTGGTGCAGGCCTTGCGGAATTGGAAACCTGTTGGGCTGATCCCGAAAACTCAAAGACCCGGCCCGAGGGTCTTGCTCTGTCAAGGGTGTTGAAGCATCGCAAACGACTTTTGGAGCTCAACCCTCTTGGAGCTATTCGCTTTGATCAACCCTTAAGGGCCACGCTCACACGAATGGCTTTAGGGGTCTCTTGCTCACCAGATCCAGGAAGTGCTAGAGGATTGCGCTACCTCAGGGATCGCATCTCAGTCCCGCGAGACATGCCACTGATATCAGCTCGAAGGCTGCGTCAAGCCCTTGAACAAACAGCCCAGCTCGATAGCCCTGAGATGGGTGATCCAATTCCGATTCACGATCGCTTTGATCAGAATCCCACGCCTTTCTTGACGAGCTGATGCATCTGATCACTTCAGCATTGGCTGCGGCGTTTTTGCTGTTCCCAATCCATTCGCCAGCGCTTGAGATCAATGGTCAGACATCTTTTGTGGCAGTGCCGACTAAGGCAAAACTAATTAACTACAGCAGCTATGCATTTGAAGGTGGAGCAAAATTCTATTTCGTGATCGAGTTACCACAAGGAGCAGAAGCTGGTCTCGGCGGAATCAGCTTAAAACAGATCCGCGGTGTCCAGCCTGCTTTCTATTACGGTCCTATTCAACCAAAGGCATTTTTAGGAATGCCACGTCAGCGTGGATCCTCCGTGCCGGTATCTGCCAATTTTGAGGACGGCAATCGATCGATCGCTATCAACTTTCAGGAAGCTGTTCCGCCCGGATCCAAGGTCACTGTGGCTTTCAATGTGATGACGAATCCACCCGCAGGCCTGTATGTTTATTCAGTTTCTGCTATCCCTTGGGGCCCTAATCCCATCCCCCAGGATGTAGGAGTTGTACAGATGAGTGTTTTCTCAAAAAGGCAATTCTGAAGCTCCACAGGATACTTAGATAGCACGCAGATCTTCTTAATAGGGGCATTCTAGAAATAGAAGCCTATTTTTTCAAAGAAAAAAAACTTGTTTAATTTCTAGTTAGGAGTTGATTTTTTATGTAGTAAGATAAGCTTTATTGATCATTAGCAAAGAGA from Prochlorococcus marinus str. MIT 9313 includes these protein-coding regions:
- the gorA gene encoding glutathione-disulfide reductase encodes the protein MEHPFDLIVLGAGSGGLAAAKRAASHGAKVAIVEGDRVGGTCVIRGCVPKKLLVYGSLYREQLEVAPSFGVELSDAQINAGVLLANVRQEVDRLNTLHIDLLAKNGVELVTGWGSFTSPNSVAVSRNGAIDASQELHGDHILIAVGGRPHRPDIPGAELGWVSDDMFMQSSFPDRVVVVGAGFIACEFACILHGLGVEVIQLVRGDHLLRGFDRELSTAVQDGMQEKGIDLRFGENPAALKGQPGDLVLSTQSGERFSCGGVLLATGRRPFLQGLNLDAAGVVLEGRRISVDANQSTNIPHIFAVGDVTDRINLTPVAIDEGRAFADSVFGQKPRQVNHDLVASAVFSQPELATVGLTEEQSIDRYGKDQVKVYRARFRSMAQALPKRGPRCLLKLIVARNTDRILGCHMVGEHAAEIIQMAAIALGMGATKADFDRTMALHPTVSEEFVTMT
- a CDS encoding glutathione S-transferase family protein → MPAAASTKALDWQALAELTVPEADRINGPTNAQATLRLFGQSEKALRVTLYRDHHAWCPYCQKVWLWLEWKQIPYRIRKVTMRCYGQKEAWFKKKVPSGMLPALELDGRLITESDQILLALEHAFGPLGHRLEDPRTFKLRDLERQLFGAWCRWLCTARLNQRQEQAGREQFQIKARMMEQQLSAEQGPWLDPASNTPTSPCPGSADVVFIPYVERMNASLAYYKGFSLREEHPAIHKWFKALEELEVYRGTQGDFHTHAHDLPPQMGGCWVASNPKQQELAEAIDCGAGLAELETCWADPENSKTRPEGLALSRVLKHRKRLLELNPLGAIRFDQPLRATLTRMALGVSCSPDPGSARGLRYLRDRISVPRDMPLISARRLRQALEQTAQLDSPEMGDPIPIHDRFDQNPTPFLTS
- a CDS encoding DUF2808 domain-containing protein — encoded protein: MHLITSALAAAFLLFPIHSPALEINGQTSFVAVPTKAKLINYSSYAFEGGAKFYFVIELPQGAEAGLGGISLKQIRGVQPAFYYGPIQPKAFLGMPRQRGSSVPVSANFEDGNRSIAINFQEAVPPGSKVTVAFNVMTNPPAGLYVYSVSAIPWGPNPIPQDVGVVQMSVFSKRQF